Proteins encoded together in one Paenibacillus sp. J23TS9 window:
- a CDS encoding YgcG family protein, producing the protein MKRHRALWSLLTILIIFAAYLVFPFQMAHAANDNQLIYDEAGLLSQEDKSELNAMAHEYGAKRETDIIIFTSNNPEGMDVQEMTEDFYDEQAPGYDKAHGNAVILTLDLYHRDTYLAGFYKAKQYLDDGRLDKIREKITPDLTDGDYKLAFEKYIKTTYKYMGYKPGVNPDNIFFNIWFQLGGAAVIGGIVVGIMAYRSGGRVTVSGRTYEDASTSGVLDHQDRYIRTTTTKRKIEKNTGSGSGGGGTTKGGHSHSGSRGSF; encoded by the coding sequence GTGAAAAGACATCGTGCCTTATGGAGCCTGCTGACTATTTTGATCATTTTCGCGGCTTATCTCGTTTTTCCTTTTCAAATGGCGCATGCAGCGAATGATAACCAGCTGATTTATGATGAAGCTGGGCTGCTCAGCCAGGAAGACAAGTCCGAGCTGAACGCCATGGCCCACGAGTACGGAGCCAAGCGGGAAACGGACATCATCATTTTTACTTCCAATAACCCTGAAGGTATGGATGTCCAGGAAATGACGGAGGACTTCTATGACGAGCAGGCCCCAGGGTACGACAAGGCCCACGGAAATGCTGTTATATTGACGCTGGACCTATACCACAGGGATACCTATCTGGCCGGGTTTTATAAAGCAAAGCAATACTTGGATGATGGAAGGCTTGATAAGATACGCGAAAAAATCACACCGGATTTAACGGATGGCGACTACAAGCTTGCGTTTGAAAAGTATATTAAAACAACCTACAAATATATGGGCTACAAGCCGGGCGTGAATCCGGACAATATTTTCTTTAATATCTGGTTTCAATTAGGCGGCGCCGCGGTGATTGGCGGCATTGTTGTCGGCATCATGGCATATCGCTCCGGCGGACGCGTTACGGTAAGCGGGCGGACATACGAGGATGCCAGTACTTCGGGAGTCCTTGATCACCAGGACCGGTATATTCGGACAACGACAACGAAGCGGAAAATCGAAAAGAACACGGGCAGCGGCTCGGGCGGTGGCGGCACGACTAAAGGCGGCCATTCGCATAGCGGCAGCAGAGGATCATTTTAA
- a CDS encoding SPFH domain-containing protein gives MGFFKNQFSNVVEWEEFRDDMIFWKWSNREIKKGSKLIIRSGQDAIFMNNGKIEGIFEDEGEYNIDSDIIPFLSTLKGFKFGFNSGMRVEVLFVNTKEFTVRWGTQNPVLIPTPQLPGGMPIRANGTFNFKVNDYVTLIDKIAGIKDSYLVEDLKLRITAVLDQLLMKWISKEGKDMFNLQANAFEIAKGIREDLDMEVMGHGMTITGFQVMSFNYPQEIQDMITKTASHEMIGNLQKYQQVSMTDAMSSGKLQGGGAASDMAGMMMGMNMANEMMKNMNQNQKPQPQKESEPSDSAASQGGKKLNFCPNCGAKNEGANFCPNCGQKLN, from the coding sequence ATGGGATTTTTCAAGAACCAATTTTCAAATGTGGTGGAATGGGAAGAGTTCAGAGATGACATGATCTTTTGGAAATGGAGCAACCGGGAGATCAAAAAAGGAAGTAAATTGATCATCCGTTCCGGCCAGGACGCTATTTTCATGAATAACGGCAAAATTGAAGGGATTTTCGAGGATGAAGGAGAGTACAATATTGATTCGGATATTATTCCGTTTCTCTCCACGCTAAAAGGGTTTAAATTCGGCTTCAACAGCGGCATGAGGGTGGAAGTTCTGTTCGTGAACACGAAAGAGTTCACCGTCAGATGGGGAACGCAGAATCCGGTGCTGATCCCGACGCCTCAACTGCCGGGCGGCATGCCGATCCGCGCCAACGGCACGTTCAACTTTAAAGTGAATGATTACGTGACGTTAATCGATAAAATTGCGGGCATCAAAGACAGCTATCTCGTGGAGGATTTGAAGCTCCGGATCACGGCTGTGCTGGACCAGCTGCTGATGAAGTGGATCAGCAAAGAAGGGAAGGACATGTTCAATCTGCAGGCGAATGCGTTCGAGATTGCCAAAGGCATCCGCGAAGATCTCGATATGGAAGTGATGGGCCACGGGATGACGATTACGGGATTCCAGGTGATGAGCTTCAATTACCCGCAGGAAATTCAGGATATGATCACGAAGACGGCTTCCCATGAAATGATCGGCAATCTGCAGAAATACCAGCAGGTCAGCATGACCGATGCGATGTCTTCCGGCAAGCTGCAGGGCGGCGGTGCGGCTTCGGACATGGCGGGCATGATGATGGGGATGAACATGGCAAACGAAATGATGAAAAATATGAACCAGAATCAAAAGCCTCAGCCTCAGAAAGAGTCGGAGCCATCGGATTCCGCAGCTTCCCAGGGCGGCAAAAAGCTTAATTTTTGCCCGAACTGCGGTGCGAAAAACGAAGGGGCTAACTTCTGTCCGAATTGCGGACAGAAACTGAATTGA
- a CDS encoding cold-shock protein — protein MYNSRKKPLEDLPTELTEIWSCSNENCKGWMRDNFAFSEAPVCPQCQSKMVKEQKMLTVLTNTSPSQSKK, from the coding sequence ATGTACAACTCACGAAAAAAACCATTAGAAGATCTGCCCACTGAATTAACCGAAATATGGTCTTGTTCGAATGAGAACTGCAAGGGATGGATGCGGGATAATTTCGCTTTCTCCGAGGCTCCTGTATGCCCTCAATGTCAGTCCAAAATGGTTAAAGAACAGAAAATGCTGACGGTGTTAACCAATACAAGCCCCAGCCAATCTAAAAAATAA
- the cspD gene encoding cold-shock protein CspD: METGTVKWFNAEKGFGFIEVEGGSDVFVHFSAIVGDGYKSLDEGQRVEFNIVQGNRGPQAENVVKL; this comes from the coding sequence ATGGAAACAGGCACAGTAAAATGGTTTAACGCAGAAAAAGGATTTGGCTTTATCGAAGTTGAAGGCGGAAGCGACGTATTCGTACACTTCAGCGCAATCGTTGGAGACGGCTACAAATCTTTGGACGAAGGCCAACGCGTAGAATTCAATATCGTACAAGGCAATCGCGGACCACAAGCCGAAAATGTCGTAAAGCTCTAA